The DNA region AATAAAAAGCACTTTGGCGGCCCGGAAAAACGCGCCGAGCGCCAGGAACGCTGCACCGAAGAAGTGATGAGCAACTTCGACAAGGAACTGGATGCCGCCTTGATTGACCAGGTCTTCCCGAACTTTGACGAAGCCAAGGTTCAGGCATTGGCTGACAAGATTCGCGCCAGCATTCTTGAAGGCCTTGATGACAACAAATGGTTGTCCAGCAGCGCCCGCAAGGAAGCAATCAAAAAGATCAAAACAGCACGTCTGCAACTGGTGAAACCTCACAATGACAAAGAGTGGGATTTCCTGCCGATTCGCCACTACACCAAAACCGATATGATGGTGAATGAACGTCTTCTGGGTGAATCACAATATTCAAAAATGCTGCATGAAATGAAAGAGCCCGCAAACCGCGACGCGTGGGATATGGGTCCGTTGACGGTCAACGCTTACTACAGCCCACCGGATAATAAGTTTGTGTTGCCGATCGGGATTCTGCAGTACCCATTCTATGACAAAGACGGAAGCCAAATTGAAAATCTAGGTGCCGTGGGCGCCGTCATCGGTCACGAACTGGGTCACGGGATTGATGATCAGGGTTCCAAATACGATGACAAAGGTGCTTTGAAACCTTGGATGAGCGAAAAAGATCTGACCTCCTTCGAGCAAAGAAATTCCCGTCTGGTAGATCAGTTCAACAAAATCGGACACGACGGAAAGCTGACTCTAGGGGAAAACACGGCAGACCTTGTGGGCCTGACATTTGCCTACAACGCTGCATTCCCGGATGGCAAAGGCAGCATCGAGGACAAACAGCAGTTCTTCGTCGGATACGGTCGCCTGTGGTGCACAGTTATTCGCCCTGACTACGCTAAACTTTTGCTTAAAACGGATCCCCACTCTGCGGGAATTGCCCGTATTAACGAGCAGGTAAAACAACAGCCGGGCTTTGCAGAAGCCTTCCAATGCAAAGCAGGCGATAAAATGACCCTACCTGAGTCCGAACGAGTTAAAATCTGGTAGCCTCATAGGCCCGAAATGCTACGCCCCTTGTCGAGGAAAATCCCAATTTTCCTCATATGTCAGGGGGCATCACTTGAAGGTCCCTCCTCTGACTGGTACTATAACAGTCTTGGCTCCAGGAGGGCTTTTACCATGACAGTGAAAATATACGATTTCACCTCAAAAACCAGCAACCCCAACTTTGACGATGTTCACGACATTGCTCCCACTGAACTTCATCAAAACTTGTCGACAGTAAAAATGATCGACGTTCGTCAACCTGACGAATACACGGGCGAGCTTGGCCACGTTCCGGGATCAGAGTTATTGGTGCTTGATACTCTGCCGGATCATTTGGAAAACCTTCCGAAAGACCAAACTATAGTTTTCATCTGTCGCAGCGGAGCCCGTTCGGCTCGCGCCACTGCTTTTGCAAAGATGAATGGATTCACACACGTTTTTAATATGCTGGGCGGAATGATTCATTGGAATGAATTACAACTGCCTGTTGAAAGATAAGATATGCCAGGAAAAGTATTTGTTAACAGAACTTTGAATCTTAAAAAGAT from Bdellovibrio sp. GT3 includes:
- a CDS encoding M13 family metallopeptidase; translation: MNRSVLFLMAASLTAQVSFAAKPSSDIPDKREFPLSKTVNACENFEAYVCDNVNASFKLRPDRSSHTFSFNDSAERLLNIKKKYMADLPTAKNLNERTEQLRDFYMSCMDKKARTNSEKSMAKREVKAMQDIDSVDGLVTYLNQEQTKGMSASLARMWSRNDPDDSSKFNIAMFGNLMGLPDQKYYDQPEVVADYQKLLTAFFKNIDPKGKDGKPEARAKALVELEKDFAKIFPTPAARRQRISERHLSTQDEAVKKYPNLKLEMLFKKAPKTALVFNPFYEGSDFMNAELPKRPLSVWKDLALKQNVYPIMDDAYPKFYEQRFAFNKKHFGGPEKRAERQERCTEEVMSNFDKELDAALIDQVFPNFDEAKVQALADKIRASILEGLDDNKWLSSSARKEAIKKIKTARLQLVKPHNDKEWDFLPIRHYTKTDMMVNERLLGESQYSKMLHEMKEPANRDAWDMGPLTVNAYYSPPDNKFVLPIGILQYPFYDKDGSQIENLGAVGAVIGHELGHGIDDQGSKYDDKGALKPWMSEKDLTSFEQRNSRLVDQFNKIGHDGKLTLGENTADLVGLTFAYNAAFPDGKGSIEDKQQFFVGYGRLWCTVIRPDYAKLLLKTDPHSAGIARINEQVKQQPGFAEAFQCKAGDKMTLPESERVKIW
- a CDS encoding rhodanese-like domain-containing protein; this translates as MTVKIYDFTSKTSNPNFDDVHDIAPTELHQNLSTVKMIDVRQPDEYTGELGHVPGSELLVLDTLPDHLENLPKDQTIVFICRSGARSARATAFAKMNGFTHVFNMLGGMIHWNELQLPVER